In the genome of Dioscorea cayenensis subsp. rotundata cultivar TDr96_F1 chromosome 1, TDr96_F1_v2_PseudoChromosome.rev07_lg8_w22 25.fasta, whole genome shotgun sequence, one region contains:
- the LOC120254837 gene encoding uncharacterized protein LOC120254837 encodes MVNIVRPCWISQLDPFNGRWHLSEKGKLHGQFDAIVITHNDFVVNMKMCKPSAFFFCLWFLQRLELSAVWALPQLLKGLFTTTYGKQNKVPQESIPTITAEKVKKDMLGGVETALGLTKGTLPVPFYTRVQLWYTYIIS; translated from the exons ATGGTCAATATTGTGAGACCATGTTGGATTAGTCAGCTTGATCCATTTAATGGGAGGTGGCATTTAAGCGAGAAAGGAAAACTACATGGCCAGTTTGATGCAATTGTGATCACACATAATG ATTTTGTTGTGAACATGAAAATGTGCAAACCGTCTGCTTTCTTCTTCTG TCTTTGGTTTTTGCAGAGGCTGGAACTGAGTGCTGTCTGGGCACTTCCTCAACTTTTGAAGGGGCTTTT CACAACTACTTATGGAAAGCAAAACAAGGTTCCACAG GAAAGCATTCCTACTATCACTGCTGAGAAAGTGAAGAAAGACATGCTTGGGGGAGTAGAAACTGCCCTTGGTTTAACCAAGGGAACACTTCCGGTTCCATTTTACACAAGAGTACAATTATGGTACACATATATAATCagttaa